In Wolinella succinogenes DSM 1740, a single genomic region encodes these proteins:
- the mobB gene encoding molybdopterin-guanine dinucleotide biosynthesis protein B codes for MKNLACAFTGRSNSGKTTLIEKLAKELAFTHKVAIIKHDPKDKARFDTEGKDSYRFYQAGASVAVVSSVKTTIMLQESRSIKNIAASFGEVDYLFVEGLKEIPLPRIAVMREEVEERFFPYIKAVAVDHTINKKLIPQGIDILNLNEPLEILAWIDQNALPIKEMQ; via the coding sequence ATGAAGAATCTCGCCTGTGCCTTCACGGGGCGCTCCAATAGCGGCAAAACCACGCTCATCGAGAAGCTCGCCAAAGAGCTCGCCTTCACGCACAAAGTCGCCATCATCAAGCACGACCCCAAGGATAAAGCACGATTTGACACTGAGGGGAAGGATAGCTACCGCTTCTACCAAGCAGGTGCGAGCGTGGCGGTCGTCTCTAGCGTGAAAACCACGATTATGCTTCAAGAATCACGCTCTATCAAAAATATCGCCGCCAGTTTTGGCGAGGTGGATTACCTTTTTGTGGAGGGGCTCAAAGAGATCCCTCTCCCTAGAATCGCGGTGATGCGCGAAGAGGTGGAGGAGCGATTTTTCCCCTATATCAAGGCGGTTGCAGTCGATCACACCATCAATAAAAAGCTCATTCCCCAAGGAATCGATATTCTAAACCTCAATGAGCCTCTAGAGATTTTGGCTTGGATTGACCAAAACGCTCTACCCATTAAGGAGATGCAATGA
- the mog gene encoding molybdopterin adenylyltransferase, which yields MIKIGIITTSDRASAGIYEDISGKAIESTLKEYLKSEWKPLYRLIPDEQKVIEQTMIELCDQEGCALVVTTGGTGPALRDVTPEATEAVCEKMLPGFGELMRQESLKYVPTAILSRQTAGIRGKSLILNLPGKPKSIRECLDAVFPAIPYCVDLIEGPYIETNEEVIQAFRPKK from the coding sequence ATGATTAAAATAGGAATCATCACGACTTCAGACCGTGCGAGTGCAGGAATCTACGAAGATATTTCGGGCAAAGCCATCGAATCGACCCTTAAAGAGTATCTCAAAAGCGAGTGGAAACCCCTCTATCGCCTTATTCCTGATGAGCAAAAGGTGATAGAGCAGACGATGATTGAGCTTTGCGACCAAGAGGGGTGCGCCTTGGTGGTGACCACGGGTGGCACAGGCCCTGCACTTAGAGATGTCACGCCTGAGGCGACCGAAGCGGTTTGCGAGAAGATGCTTCCCGGATTTGGCGAGCTTATGCGCCAAGAGAGCCTCAAATATGTTCCCACGGCAATCCTCTCAAGGCAGACCGCGGGTATTAGGGGGAAGAGTCTCATCCTCAATCTCCCAGGCAAGCCCAAGTCCATTAGAGAGTGCTTAGATGCCGTCTTCCCTGCGATTCCCTACTGTGTTGATCTCATTGAGGGGCCCTACATAGAGACCAACGAAGAGGTTATTCAAGCCTTTAGACCCAAAAAATAA
- the moaC gene encoding cyclic pyranopterin monophosphate synthase MoaC → MELTHLDANHNPNMVDVSNKSETKRVAVAKGTITMSQEAYESVISQTNKKGPVLQTAIVAAIMGAKKTSDLIPMCHPLFLSSVGCVIEENPANHSFTLTVTAKVEGKTGVEMEALTGVSIGLLTIYDMVKAIDKSMVMSEIYLVEKEGGKSGHFKNAR, encoded by the coding sequence ATGGAGCTCACCCATCTAGATGCCAATCACAATCCCAATATGGTCGATGTTTCCAATAAGAGCGAAACCAAACGCGTGGCGGTAGCCAAAGGGACCATTACAATGAGTCAAGAAGCCTATGAGAGCGTCATCTCCCAGACCAATAAAAAAGGTCCGGTGCTCCAAACAGCCATTGTGGCAGCTATCATGGGAGCCAAAAAGACGAGCGATCTTATTCCTATGTGCCACCCACTCTTTTTGAGCTCAGTGGGGTGTGTGATCGAAGAGAATCCCGCCAACCACTCCTTTACCCTCACGGTCACGGCCAAGGTCGAAGGCAAAACAGGCGTTGAAATGGAGGCGCTCACGGGCGTTTCTATCGGCCTTTTAACGATTTATGATATGGTGAAAGCGATTGATAAGAGTATGGTGATGAGTGAAATTTATCTCGTAGAAAAAGAGGGCGGTAAGAGCGGGCATTTCAAAAACGCCCGCTAA
- a CDS encoding glutamate synthase subunit beta, which translates to MQNFLQVERSNPKKRQALERVKDYSEIYQPYSSDEATPQASRCVQCGDPYCHNKCPLHNFIPQWLKKVSEKDFRLAFELSHATSPFPEIMGRVCPQDRLCEGDCTLNDGYGAITIGAIETFISEKGMELGYKPKFATKSVGKSVAIVGSGPAGLSAATFLLREGFKVELFERQDRAGGLLTYGIPGFKLEKSVIERRLDQLTQAGLKLHLGKEIGKEMSFEKLLKGFDAIFLGIGATAPKKARISGEEAEGCYSAIDFLTAIQKRNFGVESSILLPELKGKSVVVVGGGDTAMDCVRTAIREGAEEVKILYRRDENNMPGSHKEYVNAKEEGVEFEFFAAPKQVILREGKATGIESYRTELCDMDEKGRQKCVVVEGSEFVVEADVIIFSLGFDPARPSFLEQHQIALHPWGGIIVDNSYETSLPNVFAGGDCYRGADLVVNAALDGREAAKAIIKKLLG; encoded by the coding sequence ATGCAAAATTTTTTACAAGTTGAACGAAGCAACCCTAAAAAGCGCCAAGCCCTAGAGCGAGTCAAAGACTATAGCGAGATTTACCAGCCCTACTCAAGCGATGAGGCGACCCCTCAGGCGAGTCGATGCGTGCAGTGCGGTGACCCCTATTGTCACAATAAATGCCCACTCCACAACTTCATCCCTCAGTGGCTCAAAAAGGTCTCCGAAAAGGATTTTCGCCTCGCCTTTGAGCTCTCTCATGCCACTTCGCCCTTCCCTGAAATCATGGGGCGTGTCTGTCCTCAAGATCGCCTCTGCGAGGGGGATTGCACTCTTAATGATGGCTATGGGGCAATCACTATTGGCGCGATTGAAACTTTCATCAGTGAAAAGGGGATGGAGCTTGGCTACAAGCCAAAGTTTGCCACTAAAAGCGTTGGTAAAAGCGTGGCTATCGTGGGTTCAGGCCCAGCAGGACTCTCAGCAGCAACCTTCTTGCTTCGAGAAGGTTTCAAAGTGGAGCTCTTTGAGCGCCAAGATCGTGCGGGTGGGCTCCTCACCTATGGAATCCCAGGCTTCAAACTCGAAAAAAGCGTCATAGAGAGACGACTTGATCAGCTCACCCAAGCAGGACTAAAACTCCATCTTGGTAAAGAGATTGGCAAGGAGATGTCTTTTGAGAAGCTTCTTAAAGGCTTTGATGCTATCTTCTTGGGGATTGGCGCAACCGCCCCTAAAAAGGCAAGGATTTCCGGAGAAGAGGCGGAGGGCTGTTATAGCGCTATTGATTTTCTCACGGCGATTCAAAAGCGAAACTTTGGAGTTGAATCCTCCATCCTTTTGCCCGAACTCAAGGGCAAAAGCGTGGTCGTGGTTGGCGGAGGGGACACAGCGATGGATTGTGTGCGAACCGCCATTAGAGAGGGAGCCGAGGAGGTGAAGATTCTCTATCGCCGCGATGAAAATAATATGCCCGGAAGCCACAAAGAGTATGTGAACGCCAAAGAGGAGGGGGTAGAATTTGAATTTTTTGCCGCCCCCAAGCAGGTGATTCTCCGCGAGGGCAAAGCTACTGGAATCGAATCGTACCGAACCGAACTTTGCGATATGGACGAGAAGGGACGACAAAAGTGTGTGGTCGTGGAGGGAAGCGAGTTTGTCGTGGAAGCGGATGTGATTATCTTCTCTCTAGGCTTTGATCCTGCTAGACCCTCTTTTTTAGAGCAGCACCAAATCGCACTGCACCCTTGGGGAGGAATCATCGTGGATAATTCTTATGAGACTTCCCTTCCCAATGTCTTTGCAGGAGGGGATTGCTATCGAGGCGCTGATCTTGTAGTCAATGCTGCGCTTGATGGTCGAGAGGCCGCCAAAGCAATCATCAAAAAGCTTCTAGGCTAA